TCGGGCGCGAAGCGGGGGATTTCGCGGTACACAATGGACGCGTCCTCGCTGATCGTGTCGCCCATCAGGAAGTCGGATTTCGCGATGAAGCCGAGAATGTCGCCCGCGTAAGCTTCGTCCACGATTTCGCGGTTTTGCCCGAACAGCGTATGAGAGCCCGAAAGCCGGACTTTTTTTCCGGTGCGCGTGTGCACGGCTTCCATGTCGCGCGTGAATTTCCCGGAGCAGACGCGCATGAAGGCGATGCGGTCGCGGTGCATGGGATCCATGTTCGTCTGGATCTTGAAGATGAAGCCGGAAAAAGCCTTGTGGTCCACCGGTACGACGCGCCCTTCGGCTTTGCGCGGCGCGGGGGGCGGCGCGTATTTCACGAAGCCGTCGAGCAGGAGCTGCACGCCGAAGTTGTTGGCGGCGCTGCCGAAGAAGACCGGCGTGGTATCGCCCTCCAGGACCGAGGCGGGATCAAAGCCCACGTGGACTTCGTCCAGAATCTGAATTTCTTCCATGACCTGCTGGTAGGTTCTTTCATCCATCTTGTCTTTGATCAAAGGGTCGGAAAGATCGTGCACGGTTTCCGGGGCGCGGTACGCGCCGCCCACGGTGCGCTCATAGAGATAGACCTTTTTCTCGAGCCTGTCGTAGACGCCTTTGAAGTCGTCGCCCATGCCGAGCGGCCAGTTGACGGGATAGGCATGGATTTGCAGGCTTTGCTCGATTTCATCGAGCAGCTCCAGCGGCGGCTTGCCCGGCCGGTCGAGCTTGTTCATGAACGTGAAGATCGGGATGCTGCGGTTGCGGCAGATTTCGAAGAGCTTGCGCGTCTGGGTCTCGATGCCTTTGCCCGAGTCGATGACCATGACGACGGCGTCGACAGCCATGAGCACGCGGTACGTGTCCTCAGAGAAGTCTTTGTGGCCCGGGGTATCCAGCAGGTTCATCTTCCAGTCGTGGTAATCGAACTGCAGGAGGGTCGAGCTGATGGAAATGCCGCGTTTTTTTTCCAGCTCCATCCAGTCGGAGGCGGTTTCGCGCTGGCGCTTGCGCGCGGTGACCGAGCCCGCGAGCTGTACGGCGCCGCCGTAGAGCAGGAACTTTTCCGTAAGCGTCGTTTTTCCGGCGTCCGGGTGCGAAATGATCGCGAACGTACGCCTTCTGCCGATTTCATGATTCATGAATGAGTCGTCCTCGGAGGGCCCTTGGCCGTCTGGCGGGGCAAATTGAAAGGTACTTTAAGGTGCCGGAGCCCCCTTTGTCAAACGGGAAGATGTCGGGCTTCATCCGACACGGGTTCCCTCTTTTCCCTTCCGATTTATAGCGCTTTTTCCCCTAGGCCGGTCTTGCG
This genomic interval from Verrucomicrobiia bacterium contains the following:
- a CDS encoding peptide chain release factor 3 — protein: MNHEIGRRRTFAIISHPDAGKTTLTEKFLLYGGAVQLAGSVTARKRQRETASDWMELEKKRGISISSTLLQFDYHDWKMNLLDTPGHKDFSEDTYRVLMAVDAVVMVIDSGKGIETQTRKLFEICRNRSIPIFTFMNKLDRPGKPPLELLDEIEQSLQIHAYPVNWPLGMGDDFKGVYDRLEKKVYLYERTVGGAYRAPETVHDLSDPLIKDKMDERTYQQVMEEIQILDEVHVGFDPASVLEGDTTPVFFGSAANNFGVQLLLDGFVKYAPPPAPRKAEGRVVPVDHKAFSGFIFKIQTNMDPMHRDRIAFMRVCSGKFTRDMEAVHTRTGKKVRLSGSHTLFGQNREIVDEAYAGDILGFIAKSDFLMGDTISEDASIVYREIPRFAPECFGYLNNPSPAKYKPFRKGMEHLLAENIVQSFTVQGAAQRQEPLLGAVGPLQFEVLQYRLKSEYGADSTLERMPWEVLRWVQTDRNPDEFSDILPYQSQWAVDDKGNPVFLFSAVWSMESFQTKYPDIVLLDSPPRPPAPKVS